The genomic window TGATCCAGATTATTTGGCTCCTAATTCATCTATTAGAATATTTGATCGATACGGAAAATTAATTAAAGAATTGGCATTAAATACTTCTTGGAACGGAACTTATCTTGGTAATCAACTACCTACATCAGATTATTGGTTTACCGTTACCAGAATAAATGGAACGGAATATCGAGGTCATTTTTCTTTAAAAAGGTAATCAGTTATAGCAAAAAAGGTTCGTATTTAAACGAACCTTTTTTTTATTTAAAACTTTATAATATAATGCATTACCAATTCTACTAGAATAACTATTACTTTTATCATGATTCCTAAATTTACATTTGGCCTTTCTTTTTCAAATTCCTATATTTCAAATAAGAATAAGCTATAGGCACAATTGCTATAGCAAAAACAATTGTCAAAAACACTTTAGCGAAAATAGAACTGTCAAAAATCAAACTTCCCAAAATAATGATCAGCCCAGCAATAAACCAAAGTTTTCCAGCAAATAAGTGTGTCGTTTTCCAGACTTCTTGATTTTCTAAAGTCCACGGTGTCTTAATTCCGACAAAATAATTAGGCCTTATCACTTTAAAATAGTTTCCTAAAATCATAAACAAAGCGCCAGCCAAAACGAAAATAAAACTTGGACTGGAAATAGTCTGACTTTTTGTACTGTAAATAATAAATAAAGCTAAAAGCGACATAAATAAAACCAAAACAAATTTAAGCTGATACAATTTTCCTCCCATTAAAGAAATTCTTTTCTTAGGATCAAT from Flavobacterium sp. KACC 22763 includes these protein-coding regions:
- a CDS encoding SdpI family protein; amino-acid sequence: MNLEFKKELPLIGIVLIPCVYLAAVWKSLPEIVPIHWNSRGEIDGWGNKLTLIAMLFMLPVLTYIVLSVITKIDPKKRISLMGGKLYQLKFVLVLFMSLLALFIIYSTKSQTISSPSFIFVLAGALFMILGNYFKVIRPNYFVGIKTPWTLENQEVWKTTHLFAGKLWFIAGLIIILGSLIFDSSIFAKVFLTIVFAIAIVPIAYSYLKYRNLKKKGQM